One genomic segment of Hordeum vulgare subsp. vulgare chromosome 2H, MorexV3_pseudomolecules_assembly, whole genome shotgun sequence includes these proteins:
- the LOC123427128 gene encoding zinc finger protein CONSTANS-LIKE 5-like codes for MEGEEKPVVGGAYWGVGARACDSCATEAARLFCRADAAFLCAGCDARAHGSGSRHARVWLCEVCEHAPAAVTCKADAAVLCASCDADIHAANPLARRHERVPVAPFFGAAADAHKPFPSSGAQAGAAASAEDDGSNDAEAASWLLPEPDHKDGANGATADVFFADSDHYLDLDFARSMDDIKAISVQLNGQPEIDLNGGNKGFYSDHSMNHSLSSSEAAVVPDAAAAPVVSRGREREARLMRYREKRKSRRFEKTIRYASRKAYAETRPRVKGRFAKRTGTADADALEEHEEMYSSAAAAVAALMAPGPDHDYGVDGVVPTLV; via the exons atggagggggaggagaagccgGTGGTCGGCGGAGCCTACTGGGGCGTGGGCGCGAGGGCGTGCGATTCGTGCGCCACCGAGGCGGCCAGGCTCTTCTGCCGCGCCGACGCCGCGTTCCTCTGCGCCGGCTGCGACGCGCGCGCGCACGGCTCCGGGTCGCGCCACGCCCGGGTCTGGCTCTGCGAGGTCTGCGAGCACGCGCCCGCGGCCGTCACCTGCAAGGCCGACGCCGCCGTGCTCTGCGCGTCCTGCGACGCCGACATCCACGCCGCCAACCCGCTCGCGCGCCGGCACGAGCGCGTCCCCGTCGCGCCCTTCTTCGGCGCGGCCGCCGACGCGCACAAGCCCTTCCCGTCGTCGGGAGCCCAGGCCGGCGCGGCGGCCTCTGCCGAGGACGACGGGAGCAACGACGCCGAGGCGGCCTCGTGGCTGCTCCCCGAGCCCGATCACAAGGATGGCGCCAACGGTGCTACCGCGGACGTCTTCTTCGCGGATTCCGACCATTACCTCGACCTCGACTTCGCGCGGTCAATGGACGACATCAAGGCCATCAGCGTGCAGCTCAACGGCCAGCCCGAGATCGACCTCAATGGCGGCAACAAAGGCTTCTACTCCGACCACTCCATGAACCACAGC TTATCGTCGTCTGAGGCGGCGGTGGTTCCCGACGCGGCGGCGGCGCCGGTGGTGAGCAGGGGAAGGGAGCGGGAGGCGCGGCTGATGCGGTACAGGGAGAAGCGCAAGAGCCGGCGGTTCGAGAAGACCATCCGGTACGCGTCCCGCAAGGCGTACGCGGAGACGCGGCCGCGCGTCAAGGGCCGGTTCGCCAAGCGCACGGGAACGGCGGACGCCGACGCCCTGGAGGAGCACGAGGAGATGTACTCCTCGGCGGCGGCCGCCGTCGCCGCGCTCATGGCGCCCGGCCCCGACCACGACTACGGCGTGGACGGCGTGGTGCCGACCTTGGTGTAA
- the LOC123430477 gene encoding uncharacterized protein LOC123430477 — MGRPFDGKAESLWARSAAEAQLSGPSGEARGKNEGKENLQLRQVQNPKPQPAMPTGVATPVPYPKPPQSPPLLHRSRHHCSGHRLLLATSSPFRPDSPPLACPRRKRGSVVAAIHASSDPALYSFPSSPTPPPRPPPAPPEPPSTVARAGRSKKKPAGGRIEGGGDVRREAKSRAKRRSRRLSENAFYRRKRRAASGQADAFTDEELEMIGLGYDRSVRFMDGPDDPRLRHPHDWYRFGAFGPYSWRGIVVGPPIRGRFSDDRVSLMSEVADHDEWDRNQQFEMSNQFSQRLNELDDAVGFRYYWVFVRHPRWRPDEPPWQQWTLSAEVAVQASKDQRLDKWSLMGRFGNSTRELITRCAAWTRPDILYVKRPLYQSRFEPQEEFFSRLRPLVDPSTENQFLFDLEQDGRVIRTTYFGGLCRIVKANPKSYVDDVVNAYSKLSEADQSRCLEFLLTNHPMELLHPYTKEWKVKLEEMELGCDAPDESDDEGGDETGSEVIDWVEDEEVDMIDDTEDDVDNDYEDEEVVDVSEEVEADEIIESSEENEDYWDEQWDKAMKSSDKMEKLIKTRVEKSYEYNKRQMQQQKDMESEMATSNTMIMEQEQTKEDEMKLVQQESARSRSALVRVKREPPPGLFLRAAVRPFTYRNLVKEIVLMRHQIIEGEIV; from the coding sequence ATGGGCCGGCCATTTGACGGTAAAGCCGAATCTTTGTGGGCTAGATCGGCCGCTGAAGCCCAACTTTCCGGTCCATCAGGAGAAGCGAGGGGCAAAAATGAAGGTAAGGAAAATCTCCAACTCCGACAGGTCCAAAACCCAAAGCCCCAGCCAGCCATGCCGACCGGCGTGGCCACCCCCGTCCCCTACCCCAAGCCCCCgcaatcccctcccctcctccaccgcAGCCGCCACCACTGCTccggccaccgcctcctcctcgccacctcctcccccttccgCCCAGATTCCCCACCCCTCGCCTGCCCCAGGCGCAAGCGCGGCTCCGTCGTCGCCGCCATCCATGCCTCCTCCGACCCCGCCCTCtattccttcccctcctccccgaCCCCGCCTCCGCGCCCGCCCCCGGCCCCTCCGGAGCCCCCCTCCACCGTGGCCCGCGCCGGCCGCAGCAAGAAGAAGCCCGCCGGCGGCCGCATCGAGGGCGGCGGCGACGTGCGGCGCGAGGCCAAGTCCCGGGCCAAGCGCCGCAGCCGCCGCCTCTCCGAGAACGCCTTCTACCGCCGCAAGCGCCGCGCCGCCTCGGGGCAGGCCGACGCCTTCACCGACGAGGAGCTCGAGATGATCGGCCTCGGCTACGACCGCTCCGTCCGCTTCATGGACGGGCCCGACGACCCGCGCCTTCGCCACCCGCACGACTGGTACAGGTTCGGCGCCTTCGGGCCCTACTCCTGGCGCGGCATCGTCGTGGGCCCGCCCATCCGCGGCCGCTTCTCCGACGACCGCGTCTCCCTCATGTCCGAGGTGGCCGACCACGACGAATGGGACCGCAACCAGCAGTTCGAGATGTCCAACCAATTCTCCCAGCGTCTCAACGAGCTCGATGACGCCGTCGGCTTCCGGTACTACTGGGTCTTCGTGCGGCACCCTAGGTGGCGCCCCGACGAGCCACCATGGCAGCAGTGGACGCTCTCGGCCGAGGTCGCCGTCCAGGCCAGCAAGGACCAGCGGCTGGATAAGTGGAGCCTCATGGGCCGATTTGGTAACTCGACACGCGAGCTGATCACGCGCTGCGCGGCCTGGACGCGCCCTGACATCCTTTACGTCAAGCGGCCGCTATACCAGTCGAGGTTCGAGCCTCAAGAGGAATTCTTCAGCCGGCTTCGCCCGTTGGTTGATCCCTCAACCGAGAACCAGTTCTTGTTTGACCTTGAGCAGGATGGCAGGGTCATTCGAACGACCTACTTCGGTGGGCTTTGCAGGATTGTGAAGGCAAACCCAAAGTCTTATGTGGATGATGTTGTAAATGCATACTCGAAGCTGAGTGAGGCGGACCAGTCACGCTGTCTGGAGTTCTTACTCACAAACCATCCCATGGAGCTACTCCACCCATACACCAAGGAGTGGAAAGTGAAGCTAGAGGAGATGGAGCTTGGGTGTGATGCGCCTGATGAGAGTGACGATGAGGGTGGTGATGAGACTGGAAGTGAGGTTATTGATTGGGTTGAGGATGAAGAGGTTGATATGATTGATGATACTGAAGATGATGTAGACAACGATTACGAGGATGAGGAAGTGGTTGATGTCAGTGAAGAGGTGGAAGCAGATGAAATAATAGAAAGTAGTGAGGAGAATGAGGACTACTGGGACGAGCAATGGGATAAAGCGATGAAAAGTTCTGATAAGATGGAGAAACTGATCAAGACCAGGGTTGAGAAATCATATGAGTATAATAAGCGGCAAATGCAACAGCAGAAAGATATGGAATCAGAAATGGCCACTTCAAACACAATGATTATGGAGCAGGAGCAGACCAAGGAGGATGAGATGAAGCTGGTGCAGCAGGAAAGTGCAAGGAGCAGAAGTGCGTTGGTCAGAGTGAAGCGCGAGCCACCTCCAGGCCTCTTCCTGAGGGCAGCCGTCCGGCCTTTCACTTACAGGAATCTTGTCAAAGAAATTGTTCTGATGAGACACCAAATTATTGAGGGAGAGATAGTTtag
- the LOC123430478 gene encoding VAN3-binding protein isoform X1 has product MEPDHRGLMAIVREEPTPSEEPMDLLSSAWCSSAIQVLQTGPKEEDRSLALVEHPVMGLDDDRRDLSQLQVNRSDRSLVVDDSGFGGAAQPQWKYDDLKSWIWLQKAIHPELDYDNKKKWLPRKMAAPWSGISLKKWVKERKQKRKEEARLHRAEVHAAVSVAGVAAVLAAIAAENSAPAARGSASASMRETAVASAAALVAAQCAKVAEAAGATRDQVAAAVNAAVAATDASNVITLTAAAATSLRGAAALRGRRGGSGGHGQSERADQGGTAPWQDDLDFDFNYARSKAALAKGDELFVAMPDGKWKLHTVSAATDRNGKVVLRIKKMNLVMQAFSNTKECVVEDVRPCAPEKASREEDATYPVEVTTSRGKVELRADDYAVYKRWVTTVTHMLTSSTAITMRN; this is encoded by the exons ATGGAGCCGGATCACAGAGGCCTGATGGCGATCGTGCGAGAAGAGCCGACGCCATCGGAGGAGCCGATGGACCTGCTGTCGAGCGCGTGGTGCAGCTCGGCGATCCAGGTTCTTCAGACGGGTCCGAAGGAGGAGGATCGTTCGTTGGCGCTGGTGGAGCACCCTGTCATGGGGCTTGACGATGATAGAAGAGACCTGTCGCAGCTGCAGGTAAAT AGGAGTGATCGTAGCTTGGTTGTTGACGACAGCGGCTTCGGCGGCGCGGCGCAACCGCAATGGAAATACGACGATCTGAAG TCATGGATATGGCTGCAGAAGGCAATTCACCCGGAGCTGGACTACGACAACAAGAAGAAATGG CTCCCGCGCAAGATGGCGGCGCCATGGAGCGGCATCTCGCTCAAGAAGTGGGTCAAGGAGCGGAAGCAGAAGCGCAAGGAGGAGGCGCGGCTGCACAGGGCCGAGGTCCACGCCGCGGTGTCCGTCGCGGGCGTCGCGGCCGTGCTCGCCGCCATCGCCGCCGAGAACTCCGCGCCGGCGGCGCGCGGCTCGGCGTCGGCGTCGATGAGGGAGACGGCGGTGGCGTCGGCCGCCGCGCTCGTGGCGGCGCAGTGCGCGAAGGTGGCCGAGGCCGCGGGCGCCACGCGGGACCAGGTCGCCGCGGCAGTCAACGCCGCGGTGGCCGCCACGGACGCCAGCAACGTGATCACGCTcaccgccgctgccgccaccT CACTGCGGGGCGCGGCGGCGCTGCGAGGGAGGCGCGGGGGCAGCGGCGGGCATGGACAGAGCGAGAGGGCGGACCAGGGTGGCACGGCGCCGTGGCAGGACGACCTGGACTTCGACTTCAACTACGCGAGGTCCAAGGCGGCGCTGGCCAAGGGCGACGAGTTGTTCGTCGCGATGCCAGACG GGAAGTGGAAGCTGCACACGGTGTCCGCCGCCACGGACAGGAACGGCAAGGTCGTCCTCCGGATCAAGAAGAtgaacttggtcatgcaggccttCTCCAACACCAAAGAAT GCGTGGTGGAGGACGTCCGGCCGTGCGCGCCGGAGAAGGCGAGCCGGGAGGAGGACGCGACGTACCCGGTGGAGGTGACGACGAGCAGGGGCAAGGTGGAGCTCCGCGCCGACGACTACGCCGTGTACAAGAGGTGGGTCACCACCGTGACGCACATgctcacctcctccaccgccatcaCCATGCGCAATTAA
- the LOC123430478 gene encoding VAN3-binding protein isoform X2 — translation MEPDHRGLMAIVREEPTPSEEPMDLLSSAWCSSAIQVLQTGPKEEDRSLALVEHPVMGLDDDRRDLSQLQRSDRSLVVDDSGFGGAAQPQWKYDDLKSWIWLQKAIHPELDYDNKKKWLPRKMAAPWSGISLKKWVKERKQKRKEEARLHRAEVHAAVSVAGVAAVLAAIAAENSAPAARGSASASMRETAVASAAALVAAQCAKVAEAAGATRDQVAAAVNAAVAATDASNVITLTAAAATSLRGAAALRGRRGGSGGHGQSERADQGGTAPWQDDLDFDFNYARSKAALAKGDELFVAMPDGKWKLHTVSAATDRNGKVVLRIKKMNLVMQAFSNTKECVVEDVRPCAPEKASREEDATYPVEVTTSRGKVELRADDYAVYKRWVTTVTHMLTSSTAITMRN, via the exons ATGGAGCCGGATCACAGAGGCCTGATGGCGATCGTGCGAGAAGAGCCGACGCCATCGGAGGAGCCGATGGACCTGCTGTCGAGCGCGTGGTGCAGCTCGGCGATCCAGGTTCTTCAGACGGGTCCGAAGGAGGAGGATCGTTCGTTGGCGCTGGTGGAGCACCCTGTCATGGGGCTTGACGATGATAGAAGAGACCTGTCGCAGCTGCAG AGGAGTGATCGTAGCTTGGTTGTTGACGACAGCGGCTTCGGCGGCGCGGCGCAACCGCAATGGAAATACGACGATCTGAAG TCATGGATATGGCTGCAGAAGGCAATTCACCCGGAGCTGGACTACGACAACAAGAAGAAATGG CTCCCGCGCAAGATGGCGGCGCCATGGAGCGGCATCTCGCTCAAGAAGTGGGTCAAGGAGCGGAAGCAGAAGCGCAAGGAGGAGGCGCGGCTGCACAGGGCCGAGGTCCACGCCGCGGTGTCCGTCGCGGGCGTCGCGGCCGTGCTCGCCGCCATCGCCGCCGAGAACTCCGCGCCGGCGGCGCGCGGCTCGGCGTCGGCGTCGATGAGGGAGACGGCGGTGGCGTCGGCCGCCGCGCTCGTGGCGGCGCAGTGCGCGAAGGTGGCCGAGGCCGCGGGCGCCACGCGGGACCAGGTCGCCGCGGCAGTCAACGCCGCGGTGGCCGCCACGGACGCCAGCAACGTGATCACGCTcaccgccgctgccgccaccT CACTGCGGGGCGCGGCGGCGCTGCGAGGGAGGCGCGGGGGCAGCGGCGGGCATGGACAGAGCGAGAGGGCGGACCAGGGTGGCACGGCGCCGTGGCAGGACGACCTGGACTTCGACTTCAACTACGCGAGGTCCAAGGCGGCGCTGGCCAAGGGCGACGAGTTGTTCGTCGCGATGCCAGACG GGAAGTGGAAGCTGCACACGGTGTCCGCCGCCACGGACAGGAACGGCAAGGTCGTCCTCCGGATCAAGAAGAtgaacttggtcatgcaggccttCTCCAACACCAAAGAAT GCGTGGTGGAGGACGTCCGGCCGTGCGCGCCGGAGAAGGCGAGCCGGGAGGAGGACGCGACGTACCCGGTGGAGGTGACGACGAGCAGGGGCAAGGTGGAGCTCCGCGCCGACGACTACGCCGTGTACAAGAGGTGGGTCACCACCGTGACGCACATgctcacctcctccaccgccatcaCCATGCGCAATTAA